The segment TTGCCAGAAGTCGGTAAAATCTTTTGTTCAAGAGAGAATGCATCTGTATTGGTATACATGGCCAGAATGTTTATCAACCAACTGCCCTAACCTGCACAGTTGAAATGGTTCAATTCGGCCTGGGATGCAGTACTTTCTACAGCTACCCACCATTCCTCATCTTCATCGTTAATTCTCTCCTCctggcaaaaagaaaaattgataagGTTACAAGAGAAAAAAGTGAAGATTGCATGGGTTCAATAGTTCAAATTCTTGCAAGCTTGAAGATGCATTATGCTTTGTGTCAGTTGTATTTCTAACAATTTCAAGGTCCTACCATCCAAGAGCATTTACTACTCAATGGTCTGGTTATTGGATGAGAAAAATATGCACTTCAAACcacaaattcaaaaaacacTGCATTGATGCTGTTGAATGGGGGTATGCACGATGCACCAATAATTTTGCCTTGAATAAACcatttgtttctcaaaacaTGCACATCCAACCCATACAAAAAGCTGCACTCACTATTAACTAAATTTAAAACATGAAGCTCCTAGTTTTTGGTAAGGGGAAGACAGGAAGGGGTGGGAATGGGAGTTATTTCCTTGAACTTCTAACACTAAGCACATTTTTTACTTCATCATTTTCATTTATCTCATGCTTAAATGGTttgaccttttttctttttctttgtttattgcTAAGTAACACAATCACTTGTGATCATGCATTTTGAACACATGACTTCACTCTCCATCCTATTCTTATGGGAAGAGCAAGTGTCAGTTTAATCAAAACTCATTAACATACTACAGGCATAGCAATGGGTGGGGTCAGAGGTTCTACTACCAcagtaaaccaaaaaagaaaaacacatatcCTATAGCTGTTTTGACATCGAAGATGGCAGTAGGAAAGTGCAACAAATCTAATATGTATAAGCATCATAAATATACTAACCATGTTGCTAAGCTCTActgtatttttcttattttcaatatcATCTGCAACTCTTATGGCTTCAACCCACCAAGAATCTTTACTGCAGTTGTCTGTAATGTTTTCATCATTGTAAAGCAAAGCATGTTCCTCATCACTATCAACAAATTGATGGTTGAGGTTATTAACTCTTGAAACACCATGATTAATTGTCTGATCAGAATCAAAGAAAACCAAAGGATCAGGAATGACATCAATCGGGATTGGTCGTAAGGGAGATCGGTAACCTGAAGCCATCAATACCCTTTGTTAAATGATCAATCATGCATTAAGGGGATATTGAAGTTGATAACTTTAAAGGAAAATACTCTTACGCACCTCTGCAGTCAGGATCATAACATTTCTGATAATAAACAGCCCTTCTTAAGTCAACAATGTACATCACTGAACCAATAAAACATTGATGCACATTAGTATCTATGCCTCAAACATTAACTATAAGATTGAAAAAAATGGAACAATATTTGTTTactgcaaaaataaataaataaaaattcaagtaTTTTAGTGGGTGGAGTCATATATCCGTGGCTTACTCCCCTGGGGTGGGTCCAAAGGGCCTTGCCTTGGTGAGGTTCCAcgtcataaaataaataaataaataaaaataaaggaattcTTCTTGCAAGCAGATAATCAGTATGACCAAAAGAGCAAGAGCTTTGATGGGATGTGGATCCAAGTCAAGTACAGATAAAAAAAGGGGTCTTCAAAACAAATTGATATAAATAGGCCAAGAATCAATTGAGAAGAAAGGACAAAGAGTAAGGACTGTTTAATGATAGGTAGCAGAtgcagaaattaaaaaagaaaaaagaaaattaccatGATTGCTTTTATGCTGTCTACCAATTCGCTCACAGTATCTATTTCTTGACATGCTGTAGACCATCAGTCCGTATTCTGAGAACCAAAACCAGCTCCGTATTTTTCCTATAATTACATCACAATATCAACAAggtgataaacaaaatatagagGGCAGCATTATGTACATACATTGTTTTGTCACTGAGTTGTGAAGGCAAAAAAcagggaaaaaagaaattttaatacattaattttctttcaatCATTCAAAGGATAGACCAATTAAAAGCTGAATCAATTTATCCTcattctttgttctttatttttaatttttggataagAAACCTCATTCCTTAAATGAAGCTGATAATACACAaaactataattaaaataaaaaataaaaaactacttGAATGACAGTGACTGCAGGAGTGAGACCATCTAAAAATTCTTAGGATTAAATGCAAAGAATCTTTCTGTTAAAAGGGTGAATTTAGCGAGAGATAAGACAGACAGAAGCTCAGTACTATTACTTGTGCAGACAGATATCTCAAGCAAACCCAAGtctaaaaatatatcatattgaATGAGAATCATCTCAAAGCCATGTATAAACTTATTAAAACAGTTCCTGACCCAATCAAGCTTTAAGCAAGGCAAATAAAATTccgaatattaaaaaaaaaatcgagtGCTTTTACTTCATTGAAACTTAAAAGTATAGTATCAAACCAGCAGTAGCACCTGAGACATTGCCAATGGAGGCAATGAATTCTACAAATTTGTCTAGAGCTGGAAATGGTGACTTCCCCAGGAAGTATGTTGTTGTAAGATCTCTTGTGCAAGCACTCAATGCAAATTCTTGAGGGGCACTGTAATAATTTCCAATATTATGATTCTCCTGCAGAAAGAAGGAATTCCAGTTGTAAAATAGATCTATTTTCAATACAACTACCTACTTCACAAACCAAAGATGGTTTATTACTTCATCTTCACAGTAGATTCAGACATGTAAAACCcatgaattaaataaataaataataaagaaaaaccttaaaGGCATCATGAGACATATCTAACATTCTAGTGTATTTTCACAATGAAAGATGCAGAGTCCAAAACTACCTCAGTATCAAAGAGCAGGGTTTTGACACAATCTAACTCCATTTTGCAGACTAAAAGCTTCTCACAGTCAGCATCCATATTGCAGATCAATGATGCCATGAACATCTCTTCCTCACACTGTTCTTTCATGACATAAAAGATTAATTACCACATGCTAACAGACAATGAATAAGGCATACCAAAAAACCACTCAAAAGACAGGTATGTTTATTATAATAATGGATATTATTGTAAGGATTCACTTGGTGATACATGATCCTATACATCAAgtgttcatccaaatcttcctAGCAATGAAACTTAGCAACAGCAcatgatattttaaaatttaaaggaatAAGCACAGATAAATTTTTAACCAATACCAGTACGAGTGATATAAGTATTAAGCTTATCTTGCTTACTGGTCACAAACAAACCTGAACCTACATAAAATTAATGAAGCCAAGCCATCAAagagaaaccttttttttttcctttttgaataCCATAAGAGTGCATAATAGCATGGTGCCACAGTTGAGGCTGAAAACCTAAAACTAGATGCCACTCACATGCAGAGTAACCGAACTTTTTTCTTAGAGGAAAGCTAATGTACACCCATTGTTAATGAGAGGAAGCATCTGAATAGCTCCTgcattgctttatatatatatatatatatatataaaacaataataataaataatgcaaTGAGAGAATAACATTGCTTACTTTTAGATTATACATTCAAAAATTGTTCTTCAGTAAGAAGATATCATACCATGTCCTTACATTTGAATCGCCCCATAGGTAAAAGAACAGAATTCTTCCCTGCCTTTGATGATAGAGCTAAACGAAAGCAACGATTTCTAGAATAGACAGCAGTGTCCACGAAAAGTTGGCTCGATGGTTCGGTGGACGTTGAATCTTTCCtcacaaaaaatttctcaaatctTTCATCACTCTTCCTTGCACTTAAAATCCGAGAGCATATCTGATAATATGTCATCATATAGTGACAAGAAATGATATTTCTacaaaaagagaacaaaagatTCTAGTAACTCAAGCAGATTCTATTCTAGCGGGCTAACAAAAAAGAGGTGGTGGTATTTTGAATCACAGGGATATATAACTctccacccacccacccacccataTGTGGGTGGAGCTGGAGTgttatatatactcatgttacaaaacaaaaagtcaaaaaagagACTTCATGATAAAGACATCAtaactaaattatatattaactTTATATTTCCTAGGTTAATTAAAATTAACAGTTAATATTGAAAGatgcaacaaaaatttataattttaacaaGAATATATACTTAATTTCATCTTTAATTAGCAACAAAAATAATGCATCTCAATCACTGTTAGATAAAATGTTGATATGCTTCTCATGGAGGCGTACCTCAGCAACAAATGCACCTGCATGTGAGTTGTCCTTGAAAGCAGTCTTTGGTATGCGAATAATTAAATGGCGAGAGAACTTTTCTGCACACAAGAATCTTAACTATCATCTACAAAGTTCATGATAAATTAAATGCAATACAGAATACTTTACATCTTATAAATAATCAAAGACCTATATGAGACACATTGACCATACAACTATA is part of the Quercus robur chromosome 9, dhQueRobu3.1, whole genome shotgun sequence genome and harbors:
- the LOC126699832 gene encoding uncharacterized protein LOC126699832; this translates as MDDVDRLFECFKCGVSPPQSAFRERKRRKNKLKHGSSTQEVSTSPGIPSSGSAGQRPKKAKDIQLSIEKFDTATIKANKNNPGKQFSPIVFYGSPNGVPPKRPSSLLQLLHQIRVDLSEQNKLSSRKEIWATFPRQDEAMKFAKRHMQVRVFSYQDHFSGQRRFLVSTYKEFWQRYKNMDSKFRHHYEVIQEGLPCHLYFDLEFSKRVNAENNGDEMVDLLISVIFEALLDKYSIQGNLEWIVELDSSTEEKFSRHLIIRIPKTAFKDNSHAGAFVAEICSRILSARKSDERFEKFFVRKDSTSTEPSSQLFVDTAVYSRNRCFRLALSSKAGKNSVLLPMGRFKCKDMCEEEMFMASLICNMDADCEKLLVCKMELDCVKTLLFDTEENHNIGNYYSAPQEFALSACTRDLTTTYFLGKSPFPALDKFVEFIASIGNVSGKIRSWFWFSEYGLMVYSMSRNRYCERIGRQHKSNHVMYIVDLRRAVYYQKCYDPDCRGYRSPLRPIPIDVIPDPLVFFDSDQTINHGVSRVNNLNHQFVDSDEEHALLYNDENITDNCSKDSWWVEAIRVADDIENKKNTVELSNMEERINDEDEEWWVAVESTASQAELNHFNCAG